A single window of Methanoregula sp. DNA harbors:
- a CDS encoding radical SAM protein — MTLTVVFVALYRYQNFPVRILHPLLEKIDGIRPYTIFLKNCDTNTFEFPSKKEETLFLDLIKELNPAIVSFTILSPYLKIARKLTRLIKAQNPEIKIIWGGIHPTIYPDSCVDDTDIICVGEGEGAFIDLVTAIRDGKSFDHINNLWVKKDNEIIKNPLRPLIQDLDSLPYPLYGSDYYYFIDNDNISKNDTTLLDSNYYILSSRGCPWKCSFCVNSILKSLYKPLGSYTRRKSVDCVISEIKQFLSKTKGNTKYILFADDGFSLDKVWLSDFSIKYKNEIGLPFFVMYHPKSLNTEILDILVTAGLDTVLFGIQSGSDYVRNQIYNRPGTNEEIIALVKEFTSRKLNVKYDFILDSPYEREKDLEDTIKLLYDLPHPLLVNIYSMQYFPNYPLTLKAIEDHHIKPSDSNMDALIERTTKNWSFKSRLFPYSRLQILKNIIWLIVNNYANETLVKKAVFSDSFTSKILLNYLNIKSIIFNKIFGVGRPLIVSHTISALNYLKKRDFKTFSLKFKEHYLSTK; from the coding sequence ATGACACTTACTGTTGTCTTTGTAGCATTATACCGGTATCAGAATTTTCCGGTCAGGATTTTACACCCATTGCTTGAAAAAATCGATGGAATCAGACCGTATACAATATTTCTGAAAAATTGTGATACCAACACCTTTGAATTCCCCAGCAAAAAAGAAGAAACCCTTTTTCTTGATTTGATCAAAGAGTTGAATCCTGCGATTGTCTCTTTTACGATTTTGTCACCGTATTTAAAAATTGCTCGAAAATTAACAAGACTGATAAAAGCACAAAATCCTGAAATAAAAATCATCTGGGGGGGGATACATCCGACAATATACCCCGATAGTTGTGTTGATGATACAGATATTATCTGTGTTGGTGAGGGAGAAGGGGCATTTATTGATCTTGTCACAGCAATAAGAGATGGAAAATCTTTTGACCATATCAACAATTTATGGGTTAAAAAGGACAACGAAATTATCAAAAATCCTCTCCGGCCTCTGATCCAGGACTTGGACTCTTTGCCGTATCCGCTATATGGAAGTGACTATTACTATTTTATCGATAATGATAATATTTCGAAAAATGATACCACTCTTTTGGATTCGAATTATTATATCTTATCATCCCGCGGGTGTCCGTGGAAATGCTCATTTTGTGTAAATAGTATTTTGAAATCATTATATAAACCTCTGGGTTCTTATACAAGAAGGAAATCTGTGGATTGTGTAATCTCTGAGATCAAGCAATTCTTATCAAAGACTAAAGGCAATACAAAATATATTCTTTTTGCTGATGATGGATTCTCGCTTGATAAAGTGTGGCTGTCGGATTTTTCAATCAAATATAAGAACGAGATCGGATTGCCTTTTTTCGTTATGTACCATCCCAAATCATTGAACACGGAGATATTGGATATACTTGTTACTGCCGGATTGGACACGGTCCTTTTCGGGATCCAGTCTGGTTCGGATTATGTAAGAAACCAGATATATAATCGACCCGGAACAAATGAAGAGATTATTGCTCTTGTTAAGGAATTTACCTCGCGGAAATTAAATGTTAAATATGATTTCATTCTGGATAGCCCCTACGAAAGAGAGAAAGATTTGGAAGACACTATCAAACTGCTGTATGATTTACCACATCCCTTGCTGGTCAATATTTACTCAATGCAATATTTTCCCAATTACCCGTTGACCCTGAAAGCAATTGAAGACCACCACATAAAACCATCAGATTCAAATATGGATGCATTAATTGAAAGAACTACAAAGAACTGGAGTTTTAAATCCAGATTATTCCCCTATTCCAGACTTCAAATTCTGAAAAACATAATATGGTTAATTGTCAATAATTATGCAAACGAAACGCTTGTAAAAAAAGCCGTTTTTTCGGATTCATTCACATCAAAAATCCTTCTTAATTATCTGAATATCAAATCAATTATTTTCAATAAAATATTTGGTGTAGGACGACCCCTGATTGTTTCGCATACTATCAGCGCTCTTAATTATCTAAAGAAGAGGGATTTCAAAACATTCTCTTTAAAATTTAAAGAACATTATCTGTCAACAAAGTAG
- a CDS encoding acyltransferase, whose translation MIDTILRKIADKLTTRIEGNIKVGKNFRHDIFCRILARRQNAVITIGDNVGLSTNVMVIADCGGTIIIGSNVLIASNVIIRAANHNYKKRDELIINQGHSSGTIIIGDDVWIGSNAIILPDVNIGNGVVVAAGAVVTKNIEPYSIVAGVPAKKIGERS comes from the coding sequence ATGATTGATACGATCCTAAGAAAAATCGCTGATAAATTGACCACACGGATAGAAGGTAACATAAAAGTCGGCAAAAACTTCAGACACGATATATTCTGCCGGATTTTAGCACGAAGGCAAAATGCGGTCATCACTATTGGGGATAATGTAGGATTGAGTACAAATGTTATGGTTATTGCAGATTGTGGAGGAACGATAATAATAGGGAGCAACGTACTCATTGCATCAAATGTAATAATACGGGCAGCAAACCACAATTATAAAAAACGAGATGAATTAATAATAAACCAAGGACATTCAAGCGGTACAATTATCATTGGCGATGATGTCTGGATAGGGTCAAATGCTATTATTCTTCCGGATGTTAACATAGGAAACGGTGTTGTAGTTGCTGCCGGAGCGGTGGTAACAAAGAATATTGAACCATATTCGATAGTTGCGGGAGTTCCGGCAAAAAAAATTGGAGAGAGATCATGA
- a CDS encoding polysaccharide biosynthesis PFTS motif protein codes for MTDPETRKIVIFEEINNAYYPYVQQYLKNGYCIYYFQIDDALVKKSQIKDTIDQKRLVNLSKQIFNYTFFMDAGVYAHKHLDYIFDRYFSECKSIEISRRLFNSDEILYMYKKELLLDLQKIYDNQLRINEISKMSLQEVTFYPARYYHIYSDFSVSLLTNQKIINVSGAGVKIRNFISQFRDFFIFFYPMVILIRKVKWFTFRKKTSKEFHVGINANLPALFGYNHHYIDYLIDERYAFPRDQCLFIDETAHASFAKDIEKKGFITFDFLHKREKLSVKEFLMPFLTKTFPAWIRCLYHSLREDAVIIRTNRRIFTDVIKWNIFFDCYKIKNNISILLPDTISKSLLFSRNGCRTWYVYPDNSAADYVSGYDETVPIATVHTFMKSDFAVVFGNKIIRYFSNNRNSIGYYVPVGVLASQRIREIREGKVPSLLSLKIQSKGLKGTIIGIFDNSFADWAPNTVSDGIRFGEEILMLLDEFPNINIIFKEKKPLSATPELAPVYEKLENHPRCLVVRKTETDCIFSTDVIAFSDLVISVAYTSTNAEALGAKVKSIYYNVAGRDIGGKYYFNRYPNFVAHDYMELKKLVRYWLYEITNEQFEAFLERYVKGEIDQYLDMKAIDRLQTLLLS; via the coding sequence ATGACAGATCCAGAAACCAGAAAAATAGTGATTTTTGAGGAAATAAATAATGCATATTATCCCTATGTGCAACAGTATCTTAAAAATGGATATTGTATTTATTATTTTCAAATCGACGACGCGCTGGTAAAAAAGTCTCAAATAAAAGATACTATTGATCAGAAAAGACTGGTCAATTTGTCAAAACAGATTTTTAATTATACTTTTTTTATGGATGCCGGGGTATACGCGCATAAACACTTGGACTATATATTTGATCGATATTTTTCAGAATGCAAATCAATCGAAATTTCCCGGCGCCTTTTTAATTCCGATGAAATTTTATATATGTATAAAAAGGAGCTGCTTCTTGATCTCCAGAAAATATATGACAATCAATTGCGAATCAATGAGATTTCCAAGATGAGTTTACAGGAAGTCACGTTTTATCCCGCACGTTATTATCATATATATTCAGATTTTTCGGTTTCTTTACTTACAAATCAAAAAATAATTAATGTTTCTGGTGCCGGTGTAAAAATCCGGAATTTTATCTCTCAATTCAGGGATTTTTTCATCTTTTTCTACCCTATGGTAATTCTTATAAGGAAAGTCAAATGGTTCACCTTCAGGAAAAAAACATCAAAAGAGTTCCATGTGGGAATCAACGCGAATCTCCCTGCACTCTTCGGATATAATCATCATTATATCGATTATCTCATCGACGAACGGTATGCTTTCCCCCGGGACCAGTGTCTTTTCATTGATGAAACTGCCCATGCCAGTTTTGCCAAAGATATAGAAAAAAAGGGATTTATCACATTTGATTTTTTACACAAACGAGAGAAATTAAGTGTAAAAGAATTTTTAATGCCCTTTTTGACAAAAACTTTTCCGGCCTGGATACGATGCCTTTATCATTCACTTCGTGAAGATGCTGTGATAATTCGGACCAACCGACGAATTTTTACCGATGTGATCAAATGGAATATTTTTTTTGATTGCTATAAAATTAAAAATAACATTTCAATCTTATTGCCCGATACGATCTCGAAAAGCCTGTTGTTCTCAAGGAACGGATGCAGGACATGGTATGTATATCCGGACAATTCCGCGGCCGATTATGTCAGCGGATATGATGAAACCGTTCCTATAGCGACTGTTCATACATTCATGAAATCAGATTTTGCTGTTGTATTTGGAAATAAGATAATTCGATATTTTTCAAATAACCGGAATTCAATCGGGTATTATGTGCCTGTCGGGGTGCTGGCATCACAAAGGATCAGGGAGATTCGTGAAGGAAAAGTACCCTCTTTATTGTCTTTAAAAATACAATCAAAAGGACTCAAGGGAACAATCATTGGAATATTTGATAACAGTTTTGCAGACTGGGCACCTAATACCGTGAGCGATGGTATACGGTTTGGTGAAGAGATACTCATGCTTCTTGATGAGTTTCCCAATATAAATATAATTTTTAAGGAAAAAAAGCCCTTATCTGCAACTCCGGAGCTCGCCCCGGTGTATGAGAAACTCGAAAACCATCCCCGTTGTCTTGTTGTGAGAAAGACTGAAACTGACTGCATTTTTTCAACTGATGTAATTGCATTTTCCGATCTTGTAATATCGGTTGCCTATACATCGACAAATGCTGAGGCATTGGGTGCGAAAGTAAAATCAATTTATTATAATGTCGCCGGTCGTGATATCGGGGGAAAATATTACTTCAACCGCTATCCGAATTTTGTTGCACATGATTACATGGAATTGAAAAAACTGGTTCGGTACTGGCTCTATGAAATCACCAATGAGCAGTTCGAAGCATTTCTCGAACGATACGTAAAAGGTGAAATTGACCAGTACCTGGATATGAAAGCGATAGATCGGCTGCAGACGTTATTACTTTCATAA
- a CDS encoding GDP-mannose 4,6-dehydratase — MKVLVTGGAGFIGRWVVKRLLDDGHSIGVLDDLSNGSLNNLSEFSKNPYLKVKVGDIKNKKMLSALFKQKFDVVIHLAANIIVQESIDNPRKVFENDVIGTFNLLEEVKKINARFVFMSTCMVYDTAAFSGSAISESHPTKAASPYAGAKLAGENMVQSYYHAYGLPTVILRPFNTYGPYQKTTGEGGVVSVFIQNELNVGVLNIYGDGTQTRDLMYVEDCADFVVRAAMSDRCTGEIINAGFGKDVTINDLAAMICKDKSRIKHVKHIHPQSEIPKLICDRSKAKRLLGWEPKTSLDEGIEKTKAFIRDQ; from the coding sequence ATGAAGGTGCTGGTAACCGGTGGCGCTGGCTTTATTGGTCGCTGGGTAGTTAAGCGATTATTGGATGACGGGCATTCCATAGGGGTGCTCGATGATCTCTCCAACGGCAGCCTGAATAACCTTTCTGAATTCTCCAAAAATCCTTATCTCAAAGTTAAAGTCGGGGATATCAAGAACAAAAAGATGCTCTCTGCGCTTTTCAAACAAAAATTTGATGTGGTCATCCACCTTGCTGCAAATATCATCGTGCAGGAGAGTATTGACAATCCCCGCAAGGTGTTTGAAAATGACGTGATCGGCACCTTCAACCTTCTCGAAGAAGTAAAAAAAATCAATGCTCGGTTCGTGTTCATGAGCACATGCATGGTGTACGACACTGCAGCATTTAGCGGTAGCGCAATATCCGAATCGCATCCCACAAAAGCTGCATCTCCTTATGCCGGCGCAAAACTTGCCGGTGAGAACATGGTACAGTCCTACTACCATGCCTATGGTCTTCCGACCGTAATTCTCCGTCCCTTCAATACCTATGGTCCCTACCAGAAGACCACGGGTGAAGGTGGCGTGGTCTCGGTTTTTATCCAGAACGAACTGAACGTAGGCGTACTTAATATATACGGTGACGGGACCCAGACACGAGACCTGATGTATGTGGAAGACTGTGCGGACTTTGTTGTTCGTGCAGCGATGAGCGACCGGTGTACCGGGGAAATCATTAATGCCGGATTCGGAAAAGATGTGACAATCAATGATCTTGCGGCCATGATCTGTAAGGACAAATCAAGGATTAAACACGTTAAGCACATCCACCCGCAGAGCGAGATTCCGAAACTTATCTGTGACCGATCTAAAGCAAAACGGCTGCTTGGGTGGGAGCCAAAGACCTCGCTGGATGAAGGGATTGAGAAGACGAAGGCATTTATCAGAGATCAATGA
- a CDS encoding SDR family NAD(P)-dependent oxidoreductase — MKNFYQDKSILITGSAGSIGQALIEKLLEYDPKVIRLFDNNENGLFYLRQKFAGETAKKVRFLLGDIRNLNRLQYALKGIDIVIHAASYKHVLECEYNPLDAVETNIIGTANVIQAAISQNVKKVIFTSSDKAANPSNTMGTTKLLAEKLMTAANDYGARTTIFSCCRFGNVVGTSGSVIPLFRQQIQNDHKVTITDPAMTRFMITRNTAIDLVLKAGILSEGGEIFIFKMPVVNINDLADAMIQKYGNAKKEIIGKKPGEKMYEEIMTEEEMSRAYEGKDMYVIFPQMKMIDYINYSGYSRITAIKNSAQMKTLSKREILGLLDEAGI; from the coding sequence ATGAAGAATTTTTATCAGGATAAAAGCATTTTAATCACTGGATCTGCTGGTAGTATCGGGCAGGCACTCATTGAAAAGCTGCTGGAGTATGATCCCAAGGTTATACGGCTGTTTGATAACAATGAGAACGGCCTTTTTTACTTAAGACAGAAGTTTGCCGGTGAAACGGCAAAAAAAGTCAGGTTCCTTCTGGGGGACATCAGGAACCTTAACCGGTTACAATATGCCCTGAAAGGAATTGATATTGTTATTCATGCGGCATCATACAAGCATGTCCTTGAATGCGAATACAATCCTCTTGATGCCGTTGAGACAAATATTATCGGGACAGCGAATGTGATACAGGCCGCCATCAGCCAGAACGTGAAAAAAGTGATCTTCACGAGTTCCGATAAAGCGGCAAATCCCTCGAACACCATGGGTACTACAAAACTGCTCGCTGAAAAACTGATGACTGCTGCCAATGATTACGGTGCAAGAACCACCATCTTTTCCTGTTGCAGGTTCGGTAATGTTGTCGGCACAAGCGGGTCGGTTATCCCGCTGTTCAGACAGCAGATCCAGAATGACCATAAGGTCACTATCACCGATCCTGCGATGACACGGTTCATGATTACCCGGAATACTGCAATCGATCTCGTCCTGAAAGCCGGTATCCTCTCAGAAGGCGGGGAAATTTTTATCTTTAAAATGCCGGTAGTCAACATCAATGACCTTGCCGATGCGATGATCCAAAAGTACGGGAATGCGAAAAAGGAGATTATCGGAAAAAAGCCCGGCGAGAAGATGTACGAGGAGATCATGACCGAAGAAGAGATGTCACGGGCATATGAAGGAAAGGACATGTACGTCATCTTCCCGCAGATGAAGATGATCGATTACATTAATTATTCCGGGTATTCCCGGATCACTGCGATAAAAAATTCAGCACAGATGAAAACACTTTCAAAACGGGAGATCCTAGGGCTGCTGGATGAGGCAGGCATATGA
- a CDS encoding glycosyltransferase family 4 protein: protein MHLAGTQKKYLHQWGDQVTHYTLGLFANMYPAYDGDWRGSFIRQMVRDLETRGIAVKKAVKSSSSVIGYVPFYYQSMVLARDTTPDILQAEYIPHSSLIPAYFRRQNVPLVLKFHGDDARIYPFKNRFNMALTHAMLKHAAHVVTASEEMRRVLIDIGGNPETISAIHTGVDTEFFSPGSKEQSRKSLGLPAEATIFLFVGRLHPSKGINELLKVARQCPDLLFIFVGSGRSVPVYPDNCRFVGEKIPEEVRTWMNAADCLVLPTHTEAVPTSVMEAFACGIPAITTDVGGCPEIVEDGKNGLIVPVLDVKSLHDAVVWIHNNTESREEMGKQGRITVLERYDHRILIEQLINVHRLLIR, encoded by the coding sequence ATGCACCTTGCGGGAACACAAAAAAAGTATCTGCATCAATGGGGTGACCAAGTGACACACTACACTCTCGGCCTCTTTGCGAACATGTATCCGGCATATGACGGCGATTGGCGGGGAAGTTTCATCAGGCAGATGGTCAGGGACCTTGAAACCCGTGGCATTGCTGTAAAAAAAGCCGTCAAGAGTTCTTCATCAGTCATTGGCTATGTGCCGTTTTACTATCAGTCAATGGTTCTGGCACGGGATACAACTCCGGATATTCTTCAGGCGGAATATATCCCTCATAGCAGCCTGATCCCTGCCTATTTCAGGAGGCAGAATGTTCCGCTTGTTCTCAAGTTCCATGGGGATGATGCCCGGATTTATCCATTCAAAAACCGCTTCAACATGGCACTCACCCACGCCATGCTGAAGCATGCGGCGCATGTTGTCACAGCGAGTGAAGAGATGCGGCGTGTCCTTATTGATATCGGTGGTAACCCTGAGACCATCTCCGCGATCCATACCGGGGTTGATACAGAATTCTTCTCACCCGGCTCTAAAGAACAATCACGGAAATCTCTTGGTCTCCCTGCAGAAGCGACCATTTTTCTGTTCGTAGGAAGACTTCACCCGTCAAAGGGAATCAATGAACTCCTGAAAGTTGCACGGCAGTGCCCGGATCTCCTGTTCATATTTGTCGGTTCAGGTAGGAGTGTTCCTGTGTATCCTGATAATTGCAGATTCGTCGGTGAAAAGATCCCTGAAGAAGTGCGAACATGGATGAATGCCGCAGATTGTCTTGTATTACCCACTCACACAGAGGCGGTTCCGACATCGGTGATGGAAGCATTTGCCTGCGGCATCCCGGCTATAACCACAGATGTTGGGGGGTGTCCTGAGATTGTTGAAGACGGAAAAAACGGACTTATCGTTCCTGTACTGGATGTAAAATCCCTGCATGATGCTGTTGTTTGGATACACAATAATACGGAGTCGCGCGAAGAGATGGGGAAGCAGGGCAGAATCACAGTGCTTGAACGGTATGATCACCGTATATTGATAGAACAGCTGATTAATGTCCACAGGTTGCTGATCAGGTAA
- a CDS encoding methyltransferase domain-containing protein, translating to MNVGDMYLDGEYQKHNPTWDVEDAPWKADLIFKIIQKHRLEPKTICEVGCGSGEILNQLQKLMPSSCMFTGYEISPQAYELCQQRKNERLCFRLKNFTEERGTNCDLILLIDLIEHLEDYLEFLRELKQKSRYKILHIPLEMFVLAVMHQKFLLGQRKKVGHLHFFSKDLALQVLRDLGYEIIDYSYTAGYSLPRDYGMKDRLLKIPRRLLFPVAQDFTVRMFGGYSLLVLVK from the coding sequence ATGAACGTCGGTGACATGTACCTTGATGGTGAATACCAAAAACACAATCCCACGTGGGATGTGGAGGATGCTCCCTGGAAAGCGGACCTGATCTTTAAGATAATTCAGAAGCACCGGCTCGAACCAAAGACCATCTGCGAAGTGGGGTGCGGCTCCGGGGAAATACTGAACCAGCTTCAGAAACTGATGCCGTCTTCGTGCATGTTTACCGGTTACGAGATCTCCCCGCAGGCATACGAATTGTGCCAGCAGCGGAAAAATGAACGATTGTGCTTCCGCCTCAAAAATTTCACAGAGGAAAGGGGAACTAACTGTGATCTTATTCTGCTCATCGATCTCATTGAACATCTTGAAGATTATTTAGAGTTCCTCCGCGAATTAAAACAAAAAAGCCGGTACAAGATTCTCCATATCCCCCTTGAGATGTTCGTCTTGGCAGTGATGCACCAGAAATTTTTACTCGGGCAGAGGAAAAAAGTCGGTCATTTGCATTTCTTTTCAAAGGATCTGGCACTGCAGGTATTGCGCGATCTCGGTTATGAGATAATCGATTATTCCTATACTGCGGGATATTCCCTGCCAAGGGACTATGGTATGAAGGATCGGCTCCTGAAAATCCCGAGGCGGTTATTATTTCCAGTTGCCCAGGACTTTACTGTGAGAATGTTTGGCGGATATTCGCTACTCGTTCTGGTGAAGTGA
- a CDS encoding DNA topoisomerase IV subunit A, with protein sequence MSKDELDKKSMKALLAIASAWYDQMKAGEIPSISLPTRTKYNIEYDDASEVWKYGDKESLRTAATAKSATHLLKMAYVIGFVKQQLIENRSSTLREMYYISEGWKRAKFGAQEESNFLIEDLEIISEVPREGFHLHPEENGASIYGPMRIKEETRRGLRSIHCQDDVGQAGYTIPNNVENIEFVDHDAKFVIALETGGMYDRLIENGFDEEYNAILVHLKGQPARSTRRMLNKISTTWDLPVLVFTDGDPWSYRIYASVAYGAIKSAHMSEMLATPKAQFLGLQPSDIRDYNLPSDKLSEKDVEALNAELTDPRFANDYWKKQINLQIDMGLKSEQQAFAARGLDFVTKKYLPARLSEMGII encoded by the coding sequence ATGTCTAAAGACGAGCTTGACAAAAAGTCGATGAAAGCGTTGCTTGCCATTGCCTCGGCATGGTACGACCAGATGAAGGCAGGTGAGATCCCCTCTATCTCCCTTCCGACGCGCACGAAATACAATATCGAGTACGATGATGCAAGCGAGGTCTGGAAGTACGGGGACAAAGAGAGCCTGCGTACAGCGGCGACCGCGAAGAGCGCGACGCATCTTTTAAAGATGGCGTACGTGATCGGTTTTGTGAAGCAGCAGCTGATCGAGAACCGTTCTTCAACGTTAAGAGAGATGTATTACATTTCTGAAGGCTGGAAGCGGGCAAAGTTCGGCGCGCAAGAGGAAAGTAATTTCCTTATCGAAGACCTCGAGATCATCTCCGAGGTCCCGCGCGAGGGGTTCCACCTCCACCCAGAGGAGAATGGGGCGTCTATTTACGGCCCGATGAGGATTAAGGAAGAGACGCGCAGGGGACTGCGATCAATTCACTGCCAGGATGATGTCGGGCAGGCAGGATATACGATCCCTAACAATGTTGAAAACATCGAGTTTGTGGACCATGATGCGAAGTTTGTAATCGCGCTGGAAACCGGCGGTATGTATGACCGGCTGATCGAGAACGGGTTTGATGAAGAGTACAATGCAATACTCGTCCACCTGAAAGGTCAGCCGGCCCGCTCAACCCGGAGAATGCTCAACAAGATCAGCACAACATGGGACCTCCCGGTCCTTGTTTTTACGGATGGGGACCCGTGGTCATACCGGATTTATGCTTCGGTTGCGTACGGGGCGATCAAGAGCGCCCACATGTCAGAGATGCTGGCAACGCCAAAGGCACAATTCCTGGGGTTACAGCCGAGCGATATCCGTGACTACAACCTTCCTTCCGATAAACTGTCAGAGAAAGATGTGGAAGCATTGAATGCGGAACTGACCGATCCACGGTTTGCCAACGATTACTGGAAAAAACAGATAAATTTGCAGATTGATATGGGACTGAAGTCAGAACAGCAGGCGTTCGCTGCCCGCGGGCTTGACTTTGTGACAAAGAAGTATCTGCCGGCACGGTTGAGTGAGATGGGGATAATTTAA
- a CDS encoding DNA topoisomerase VI subunit B has translation MVLADELAKQQRSISVAEFFEKNKHLLGFDSPTRGVITTIKEAVDNALDACEEAQVLPDIYISIKKTGNDIFRIIVEDNGPGIVPAQVPFVFGKLLYGSRFHQIRQTRGQQGIGISAAVLYAQLTSGVPTIVISRTGGKEPASRFEIQIKIETNEPDIISEKQYDWDRIHGTRVQIEFKSTMSAKKKLLEYLRYTSIVNPHARFRVELDDESFTFERVSQEVIACPEAIQPHPHGIEFGQLKRMAAASEEKLLEFLVEGFSRVGKKSAQEMCDKAGLKGTVKVKGLSTDHLKALHGAMQGVAVPAPPSSQCLSPIGEELIRRGLDKEFQMDFVAARTRPSSVFSGHSFMVEAAIGYGGKLPPEGNAIILRFANRVPLMYQQGACAITGCISNVNWKAYNISQQGLPVGPILILVHVASTNVPFTSESKDAIASIPEIEKEIVLALQDLGRDLKNFLSRRDKNKLAEDRARAVCAIIPELAAKVSEIVEKPLVETSPIEGKLMRKLIAKKSTRDGNVIIEVINYAGHDGEISVYDISHDNAAGASPKPDFVTDVEGQFTKVWKVVVPPQKIWRVTYSGKGGGMLDIRGIEDNKKMVVDLDV, from the coding sequence ATGGTGCTCGCTGACGAGCTTGCCAAGCAGCAGCGCAGCATCAGTGTCGCAGAATTTTTCGAGAAGAATAAACACCTTTTGGGTTTTGATTCACCAACCCGCGGCGTAATTACCACCATCAAGGAAGCGGTAGACAACGCACTTGACGCCTGCGAGGAAGCGCAGGTACTCCCTGATATTTATATCAGCATCAAAAAGACCGGCAACGATATCTTCCGGATTATCGTGGAAGACAATGGCCCCGGGATCGTGCCTGCCCAGGTTCCCTTTGTGTTCGGCAAGCTGCTCTATGGATCACGGTTCCACCAGATCCGGCAGACGCGCGGGCAGCAGGGGATTGGCATTTCGGCAGCAGTGCTCTACGCTCAGCTGACAAGCGGCGTTCCCACGATTGTCATCTCGCGCACTGGTGGGAAGGAACCTGCATCCAGATTCGAGATCCAGATAAAAATCGAGACCAACGAACCTGACATCATCTCAGAGAAGCAGTATGACTGGGACCGGATCCATGGGACGCGTGTGCAGATTGAGTTCAAGAGCACAATGTCAGCAAAGAAGAAGCTCCTTGAGTATCTCAGGTACACCTCGATTGTGAACCCCCACGCGCGGTTCCGGGTGGAGCTCGATGATGAATCGTTCACATTTGAGCGGGTAAGCCAGGAAGTGATTGCATGTCCCGAGGCAATCCAGCCGCACCCGCACGGGATTGAGTTCGGGCAGCTGAAGCGAATGGCGGCTGCCAGCGAAGAAAAACTCCTCGAATTCCTTGTGGAGGGTTTCAGCCGGGTGGGCAAGAAGTCCGCGCAGGAGATGTGTGATAAGGCTGGCCTGAAAGGGACGGTTAAGGTAAAGGGGCTTTCAACTGATCACCTCAAGGCGCTGCATGGGGCAATGCAGGGAGTTGCGGTCCCCGCCCCCCCGTCATCACAGTGTCTCTCCCCAATTGGAGAGGAACTCATACGCCGCGGGCTGGATAAGGAGTTCCAGATGGACTTTGTTGCTGCCCGTACCCGCCCGAGCTCGGTCTTCTCCGGCCATTCGTTCATGGTTGAGGCAGCAATAGGATACGGGGGTAAACTGCCGCCGGAAGGTAACGCAATAATCCTCCGGTTTGCAAACCGCGTTCCCCTCATGTACCAGCAGGGCGCATGCGCGATTACGGGATGTATTTCAAATGTTAACTGGAAAGCATACAACATTTCCCAGCAGGGCCTGCCAGTCGGACCAATCCTGATCCTTGTCCATGTCGCATCAACAAACGTTCCCTTCACCAGCGAGAGTAAGGACGCGATCGCGAGCATTCCCGAGATCGAAAAAGAGATCGTGCTCGCCCTGCAGGACCTCGGGCGTGACCTTAAGAATTTCCTCTCCCGCAGGGACAAAAACAAGCTTGCCGAGGACAGGGCGCGTGCGGTGTGCGCGATCATTCCGGAGCTTGCGGCAAAGGTCAGCGAGATTGTGGAAAAACCACTTGTCGAAACATCTCCGATTGAAGGAAAACTCATGCGCAAGCTGATCGCGAAAAAATCGACGCGCGATGGAAACGTGATCATCGAGGTCATAAACTATGCCGGTCATGACGGTGAGATCTCTGTGTATGACATATCGCATGACAATGCTGCCGGTGCAAGCCCCAAACCTGACTTCGTGACCGATGTGGAAGGACAGTTTACAAAAGTCTGGAAGGTTGTTGTCCCGCCCCAGAAAATATGGCGTGTTACATACAGTGGTAAAGGCGGGGGCATGCTGGACATCAGGGGCATCGAAGACAATAAGAAAATGGTGGTGGATCTCGATGTCTAA